The Arthrobacter sp. NicSoilC5 genome has a window encoding:
- a CDS encoding acyl-CoA desaturase, producing the protein MSVITPTKVTPAGSSRTRPGKLAESGSPTVRPPAAAHLSDEQVAELGRELDAIRDEVLAKRGAEDAAYIRRMIKIQRGLEISGRAALLVSKNKAAWVTGTTLLSLAKILENMELGHNILHGQWDWMRDPDIHSTTWEWDFVTPSRSWQHTHNDLHHRWTNVVGKDNDVGYNLLRMDEQQPWKPINLANPLFNAILAPVFEWGIAIYDLELTEYKEGTKSKEALHKDLKALGKKVVTQFTKDYAATPAVAMLTGSAKQALFGTIAANAIRNVWAHAVIFCGHFPEGTDTFTEEMVDGETRGDWYVRQMIGSANISGSKFMHLMTGNLSHQIEHHLFPDLPSNRYAEVAPRVREICQRYGLKYTTGPLLKQVGSSWAKVFKLALPGKAARA; encoded by the coding sequence ATGTCTGTAATCACCCCTACCAAGGTCACGCCCGCGGGAAGCTCGAGAACGCGCCCCGGGAAGCTCGCCGAATCGGGCAGCCCCACCGTCCGGCCGCCGGCGGCCGCGCACCTCAGCGACGAGCAGGTAGCGGAGCTGGGCCGCGAGCTCGACGCCATCCGGGATGAAGTCCTGGCCAAGCGGGGCGCCGAGGATGCTGCCTACATCCGCCGGATGATCAAGATCCAGCGCGGGCTCGAGATCTCCGGCCGGGCCGCCCTCCTGGTCAGTAAGAACAAGGCTGCCTGGGTCACCGGTACCACCTTGCTGAGCCTGGCCAAGATCCTGGAAAACATGGAACTGGGCCACAACATCCTGCACGGCCAGTGGGACTGGATGCGGGACCCGGACATCCACTCCACCACCTGGGAATGGGACTTCGTCACGCCGTCGCGTTCCTGGCAGCACACCCACAACGACCTGCACCACCGCTGGACCAACGTGGTGGGCAAAGACAACGACGTCGGATACAACCTCCTGCGCATGGATGAGCAGCAGCCGTGGAAGCCCATCAACCTGGCCAACCCGCTGTTCAACGCCATCCTGGCCCCGGTCTTCGAGTGGGGCATTGCCATCTACGACCTTGAGCTGACCGAGTATAAGGAAGGCACCAAGTCCAAGGAGGCCCTGCACAAGGACCTCAAGGCGCTCGGCAAGAAGGTTGTCACCCAGTTCACCAAGGACTATGCAGCAACCCCGGCGGTCGCCATGCTCACCGGGTCCGCGAAGCAGGCCCTCTTCGGCACGATCGCAGCCAACGCCATCCGCAACGTCTGGGCCCACGCGGTGATCTTCTGCGGCCACTTCCCGGAGGGAACCGACACCTTCACGGAAGAGATGGTGGACGGCGAAACCCGCGGTGACTGGTATGTCCGCCAGATGATCGGCTCAGCCAACATCTCGGGCTCGAAGTTCATGCACCTCATGACGGGCAACCTCTCACACCAGATCGAGCACCACCTCTTCCCGGACCTGCCCTCGAACCGGTACGCCGAGGTGGCGCCCAGGGTCCGCGAGATCTGCCAGCGGTACGGCCTGAAGTACACCACCGGGCCGCTGCTGAAGCAGGTCGGCTCCTCCTGGGCAAAGGTCTTCAAGCTCGCGCTGCCCGGAAAGGCTGCCCGCGCCTAG
- a CDS encoding response regulator transcription factor, whose translation MEQQRVCLVVEDDDDIRGLISVVLSRAGFKVTAVGTGAEGIAAASDPAIALVTLDLGLPDMDGHVVARAIRVLTTAPLLFLTARSEEDDVLAGMASGAAGYLTKPFHPKELKALAGQLCPAAAVSQEPQIPGKSHC comes from the coding sequence ATGGAACAGCAGCGTGTTTGCCTTGTCGTGGAGGATGACGACGACATCCGGGGCCTGATCTCGGTGGTCCTGTCCCGCGCGGGGTTCAAGGTCACCGCGGTGGGAACAGGTGCGGAGGGCATCGCCGCGGCGTCTGATCCCGCCATCGCCCTGGTCACCCTGGACCTTGGGCTTCCCGACATGGACGGGCACGTGGTGGCCCGCGCCATCCGCGTCCTCACCACCGCACCCTTGCTCTTCCTGACGGCCCGCTCCGAGGAAGACGACGTGCTGGCCGGTATGGCGTCAGGGGCTGCCGGCTACCTCACCAAACCTTTCCATCCGAAGGAACTGAAGGCCCTTGCCGGGCAGCTGTGCCCGGCGGCGGCTGTTTCACAGGAGCCCCAGATACCGGGCAAATCCCACTGCTGA
- a CDS encoding metalloregulator ArsR/SmtB family transcription factor gives MNADKNACSLGADSQYVELAVEVFAMLADATRVRIILALRDGEMAVGALADVVGKSPAAVSQHLAKMRLARMVSTRQDGTRVLYRLENEHARQLVADAIFQAEHALGGEPAHHRITNHSAQRSAS, from the coding sequence ATGAATGCAGATAAGAATGCTTGCTCGCTGGGCGCGGACAGCCAATACGTGGAGTTGGCGGTGGAGGTCTTCGCCATGCTGGCCGACGCTACCAGGGTGCGGATTATTTTGGCGCTCCGGGACGGCGAGATGGCGGTGGGCGCCCTGGCGGACGTCGTGGGCAAGTCCCCTGCCGCCGTGTCCCAGCACCTGGCGAAAATGCGCCTGGCCCGGATGGTGTCCACGCGGCAGGACGGGACGCGTGTGCTCTACCGGCTGGAAAACGAGCATGCACGGCAACTGGTGGCGGATGCGATCTTCCAGGCCGAACACGCCCTTGGCGGAGAGCCGGCACACCACCGCATCACCAACCATTCTGCGCAAAGGAGTGCCTCATGA
- a CDS encoding adenylate kinase produces MTRLLIIGPPGSGKGTQAEHLARHFQVPAVSTGDIFRSNVSRKTDLGNQAAQYLDGGHFVPDHLTNALVKDRLLEGDARHGFLLDGYPRTAPQAAELDAMLAAQGHALDAVIELQAPDAELEERMQRRAAEQGRTDDTIDVFRRRLDLYHRQTHEVVSVYAGRGILVSVNGSGDQGGITAVAIAAVEQFLAAPRPPS; encoded by the coding sequence ATGACCAGGCTTCTCATCATCGGCCCACCGGGCTCCGGCAAAGGAACCCAGGCCGAACACCTGGCGCGCCACTTCCAGGTCCCTGCCGTGTCCACCGGCGACATCTTCCGGAGCAACGTAAGCCGGAAGACAGACCTGGGGAACCAGGCTGCGCAGTATTTGGACGGCGGCCACTTCGTACCTGACCACCTAACCAACGCACTGGTCAAGGACCGGCTCCTTGAAGGCGACGCGAGGCACGGGTTCCTGCTGGACGGCTACCCCCGCACGGCGCCGCAGGCCGCCGAACTGGATGCCATGCTCGCGGCCCAGGGCCATGCGCTGGACGCCGTCATCGAACTGCAGGCGCCGGACGCCGAACTGGAGGAGCGGATGCAGCGCCGCGCTGCGGAACAGGGCCGCACGGACGACACCATCGATGTCTTCCGGCGCCGCCTGGACCTCTACCACCGCCAGACCCATGAAGTAGTCTCGGTGTACGCGGGCCGGGGCATCCTGGTGTCCGTCAACGGCAGCGGCGATCAAGGCGGGATCACCGCAGTGGCAATCGCCGCCGTCGAACAGTTCCTCGCAGCCCCGCGGCCCCCGTCCTGA
- a CDS encoding NAD(P)-dependent oxidoreductase: MRIAVTGGNGKLGRHVVRRLTDDGHQVLTLDRAGERSPGLLVVDLRNYGQVVDALLGVDDRHDGFDAVVHLGAIPAPGILPDAATFENNMLSTYNVFQAARRAGIKKVVYASSETVLGLPFDIDPPYIPVDEEYPPRPESTYSLVKTLEEQMAVEMTRWDPELSITGLRFSNVMDEADYEKFPSFDGDAMLRKWNLWGYIDGRDGAQAVARALENAKPGFEAFIIANADTVMSRSSAGLAAEVFPGVKVTKELGEHETMLSIDKARRLLGFEPEHSWRNHAAAGSGSGGGQG, encoded by the coding sequence ATGAGAATTGCCGTTACAGGCGGAAACGGAAAACTGGGGCGGCACGTGGTGCGCCGGCTCACCGACGATGGCCACCAGGTCCTCACCCTGGACCGCGCTGGCGAGCGCAGCCCGGGGCTCCTGGTAGTGGACCTGCGCAACTACGGGCAGGTGGTGGACGCGCTGCTGGGGGTTGATGACCGGCATGACGGGTTCGACGCCGTGGTGCACCTGGGAGCCATTCCCGCCCCGGGCATCCTTCCGGACGCCGCCACGTTCGAGAACAACATGCTGTCCACCTACAACGTCTTCCAGGCCGCGCGGCGCGCCGGCATCAAGAAGGTGGTGTACGCGTCCAGCGAGACCGTGCTGGGGCTGCCGTTCGACATTGACCCGCCCTACATCCCGGTGGACGAGGAATACCCGCCGCGGCCGGAAAGCACCTACTCCCTGGTGAAGACGCTGGAGGAGCAGATGGCCGTGGAGATGACGCGGTGGGACCCGGAGCTGAGCATTACGGGGCTGCGGTTCTCCAACGTGATGGACGAGGCCGACTACGAAAAGTTCCCTTCCTTCGATGGGGACGCGATGCTGCGGAAGTGGAACCTCTGGGGCTACATCGACGGCAGGGACGGCGCGCAGGCCGTGGCGCGGGCGCTGGAGAACGCCAAGCCAGGATTCGAGGCCTTCATCATTGCCAATGCCGATACCGTCATGAGCCGGTCAAGCGCCGGCCTCGCAGCTGAGGTGTTCCCCGGCGTCAAGGTCACCAAGGAACTGGGCGAGCACGAAACGATGCTTTCCATCGACAAGGCACGGCGGCTGCTGGGCTTCGAGCCCGAGCACAGCTGGCGGAACCATGCAGCAGCCGGCTCCGGCTCTGGAGGAGGCCAGGGCTAG
- a CDS encoding phosphatase PAP2 family protein produces the protein MAQKSAGSAVTQRNSGRWHTFHEKFVVEERYIDPADRRRLYRASVILAVVGLALFIATLISVVQGVGLTVADQPVHDWLLTTRSGALTAFMIFLAVFFGPIALPIIVLVVILVWGFAAKHAWRPILLASAMLTGVIISQIILHIVQRSRPPVDQMLFGADQTFSYPSGHVLGACDFLLVGAYLIFSRRRNPRSAVFGFIGAGIGIILAIGSRLYLGYHWPTDTLASFSLSLLILGGVIALDTWRTARIPGEPVTGELSKEESARE, from the coding sequence TTGGCACAAAAATCAGCAGGTTCCGCAGTCACGCAGAGAAACTCGGGCAGGTGGCACACCTTCCATGAGAAGTTCGTGGTGGAGGAGCGCTACATCGATCCTGCCGACCGGCGCCGCCTTTACCGTGCATCGGTCATCCTGGCGGTGGTGGGGCTGGCACTCTTTATCGCCACGCTGATCAGCGTGGTGCAGGGTGTCGGCCTTACCGTTGCAGACCAGCCGGTGCACGACTGGCTGCTGACAACCCGTTCAGGGGCACTTACCGCGTTCATGATCTTCCTGGCCGTGTTCTTCGGCCCCATCGCCCTGCCCATCATCGTGCTGGTGGTGATCCTCGTCTGGGGCTTCGCGGCCAAACACGCCTGGCGCCCCATCCTGCTGGCGTCCGCGATGCTGACCGGGGTGATCATCTCCCAGATCATCCTGCACATCGTCCAGCGCTCGCGGCCTCCCGTTGACCAGATGCTGTTCGGTGCGGACCAGACCTTCTCGTACCCGTCCGGGCACGTCCTGGGAGCCTGCGACTTCCTGCTGGTGGGCGCCTACCTGATCTTCTCCCGGCGCCGGAACCCCCGCTCAGCGGTGTTCGGTTTCATCGGGGCCGGAATCGGAATCATCCTCGCCATCGGCAGCCGGCTCTACCTGGGCTACCACTGGCCCACCGATACCCTTGCATCGTTTTCCCTCTCGCTGCTCATCCTGGGCGGAGTCATCGCGCTGGACACCTGGCGGACAGCGCGAATCCCCGGGGAGCCGGTCACGGGAGAGCTGTCGAAGGAAGAATCCGCCCGGGAGTAA
- a CDS encoding cation diffusion facilitator family transporter, producing the protein MSGPHQESTHTHSHPHEEGHGGHDHGHDHPHDHGHEHHHDHGHDHPHDHDHDGHGHHHHSGFKGWLFELFVPHTHDAADSIDDAMEASSEGIRALKISMFVLLATTVLQFLVVLFSSSVALLADTIHNFSDALTAVPLWVAFILGRRAANRRYTYGYGRAEDLAGLFIVAVVALSAVVAGWQSVDRLIHPQPLQNLGWVTAAGLIGFAGNEAVAIYRIRVGRRIGSAALVADGVHARTDGFTSLAVVIGAVGVMLGFPLADPIVGLIISAAIMVLLWGTVRSIGRRLMDGIEPELVSRAQSALEGTTGVLGVQHLQLRWSGHRLQGSARIELADTELSHAEEVLDRADHRLRQALPKLDHMLLAPGTRR; encoded by the coding sequence ATGAGCGGGCCGCACCAGGAGTCGACACACACGCACAGCCACCCCCATGAGGAGGGGCACGGCGGACACGACCACGGTCATGACCACCCGCACGACCACGGTCATGAGCACCACCACGACCACGGTCACGACCACCCGCACGATCATGACCACGACGGGCACGGCCACCACCACCACTCCGGCTTCAAGGGCTGGCTGTTCGAACTGTTCGTTCCTCACACGCACGATGCCGCCGATTCCATTGACGACGCCATGGAGGCCAGCAGCGAGGGCATCCGGGCGCTGAAGATCAGCATGTTCGTCCTGCTGGCCACGACCGTGCTGCAATTCCTGGTGGTCCTGTTCAGCAGCTCGGTGGCCCTGCTGGCGGACACCATCCACAACTTTTCCGACGCCCTGACCGCGGTACCCCTGTGGGTTGCCTTCATCCTGGGGCGCAGGGCCGCCAACCGCCGGTACACGTACGGCTACGGAAGGGCGGAGGACCTGGCAGGCCTGTTCATCGTGGCCGTGGTGGCCCTTTCCGCCGTCGTTGCCGGCTGGCAGTCAGTGGACCGGCTGATCCATCCCCAGCCGCTGCAGAACCTGGGCTGGGTCACGGCCGCGGGCCTGATCGGCTTTGCAGGAAACGAAGCCGTGGCCATCTACCGCATCCGGGTGGGCCGCAGGATCGGTTCCGCCGCGCTGGTGGCAGACGGTGTGCACGCCCGGACGGACGGCTTCACCTCGCTGGCCGTGGTGATCGGCGCCGTCGGCGTCATGCTCGGTTTTCCGCTGGCGGACCCGATCGTTGGGCTGATCATCTCCGCAGCCATCATGGTGCTGCTGTGGGGCACCGTTCGGAGCATCGGACGGCGGCTTATGGATGGCATCGAACCGGAGCTGGTGTCGCGTGCCCAGTCCGCGCTGGAGGGGACGACGGGCGTCCTCGGCGTCCAGCACCTGCAGCTGCGGTGGTCGGGCCACCGGCTGCAGGGCTCGGCACGCATCGAACTGGCAGACACGGAGCTGTCGCACGCCGAGGAGGTCCTTGACCGCGCCGACCACCGGCTTCGGCAGGCACTGCCCAAGCTGGACCACATGCTCCTGGCTCCCGGCACCCGGCGGTAG
- a CDS encoding alpha/beta hydrolase, which yields MALITVGTENSTDIEIYYEDHGSGQPVVLIHGYPLDGSSWEKQTAALLGAGYRVITYDRRGFGKSSKPAGGYDYDTFAADLDTLLTTLDLNDVVLVGFSMGTGEVGRYLGTYGSARVARAAFLGSLEPYLLKADDNPDGVPQEVFDGLLEAVTADRYAFFTEFFKNFYNSDTFLGTPRLSQEVMNAGWNLAAGSGATASVAAQPTWLTDFRQDIPKIDVPALIVHGTADNILPIDSTGRLFAKALPSAEYVEIEGAPHGLLWTHAAEVNEALLDFLSK from the coding sequence ATGGCTTTAATCACCGTTGGCACTGAGAACAGCACTGATATCGAGATCTACTACGAGGACCACGGCTCGGGACAGCCCGTGGTGCTGATCCATGGCTACCCCCTGGACGGGTCATCCTGGGAAAAGCAGACCGCTGCCCTGCTGGGTGCCGGCTACCGGGTCATCACCTATGACCGCCGCGGTTTCGGCAAATCCAGCAAGCCTGCCGGGGGATACGACTACGACACCTTCGCGGCGGACCTCGACACCCTGCTGACCACCCTGGACCTGAACGATGTGGTGCTGGTGGGCTTCTCCATGGGCACCGGCGAAGTCGGCCGCTACCTGGGCACCTACGGCTCCGCACGCGTGGCCCGGGCAGCGTTCCTCGGATCCCTGGAGCCCTACCTGCTCAAGGCCGACGACAATCCCGACGGCGTCCCCCAGGAGGTGTTCGACGGCCTTCTGGAAGCAGTCACGGCCGACCGCTACGCCTTCTTCACCGAATTCTTCAAGAATTTCTACAACTCCGACACCTTCCTGGGCACGCCCCGCCTGAGCCAGGAAGTCATGAATGCGGGCTGGAACCTTGCCGCCGGCTCGGGTGCAACGGCTTCCGTTGCCGCCCAACCCACGTGGCTCACGGACTTCCGCCAGGACATCCCCAAGATCGATGTCCCGGCCCTGATCGTGCACGGCACCGCGGACAACATCCTGCCCATAGACTCCACCGGCCGCCTGTTCGCCAAGGCGCTGCCCAGCGCTGAGTACGTGGAGATCGAGGGTGCCCCGCACGGCCTGCTGTGGACGCACGCCGCGGAGGTCAACGAGGCCCTGCTGGACTTCCTGTCGAAGTAG
- a CDS encoding MerR family transcriptional regulator: protein MAEPDAGRPARSAGSRALYAISVAAELTGTGQQNIRLYETKGLLTPSRTAGGTRQYSDDDIAVLQRIGELLEEGLNLAGVAKVLELEAANVKLHRALKRARSRPQ, encoded by the coding sequence ATGGCAGAACCTGATGCGGGACGGCCTGCGCGCTCCGCCGGCTCACGGGCCCTGTACGCCATCTCGGTGGCCGCGGAGCTCACGGGAACCGGGCAGCAGAACATCAGGCTGTACGAAACCAAGGGGCTGCTGACGCCGTCGAGGACAGCAGGCGGCACCCGCCAATACAGCGATGACGACATTGCCGTACTGCAGCGGATCGGCGAGCTCCTCGAGGAGGGGCTGAACCTGGCAGGCGTTGCCAAGGTCCTGGAGCTGGAGGCGGCGAATGTGAAATTGCACAGGGCCCTGAAGCGCGCCAGGTCCCGGCCGCAGTGA
- a CDS encoding S8 family serine peptidase, with translation MRTRFFVLPALTAMLSAVVLSTAALPAAAAPIAAAVTVQPAAAATGRYIVQYAPTADVASETAGLRGQGLAVGRTFEHAIHGAVVTATPAQAAALARSGKVLSVEPDAPLTVSGNEQPAPWGLDRADQRALPLSGSYSWTGSGAGVTAYVVDTGILASHSDFGGRVAAGWTAVADGNGTTDCNGHGTHVAGTVAGSTYGVAKSATLVPVRVLDCSGSGYNSDVVAGLDWIAANHAAGTPAVANLSLGGAASSTVDSAVQAVLADGVTTVVAAGNSAVDACTGSPARVSGAVTVAASDATDKQASFSNFGSCVDLYAPGVGITSDYYTSTTATASMSGTSMAAPHTAGAAALLLSQNPALAPADVAAALAANATSGVVTGVTAGTPNRLLFTGADATAPAPAPAPTVTSVSPAAKATAVAAGTNVAATFSAAVQGVSATTFVLKNAAGTNIAATVTYNATTRTATLDPAASLAADTTYTATLAGGTSAIRDAAGTPLATTSWSFTTGPAPTLTSYTPGSNALLVRRNSNVSATFSEAVQGAGTATFTLKNASTGALVAASVYRNGTTNQWILDPQEPLAANARYTVTLVGGAAGIRDLAGNPLAGRSWQFTTGSY, from the coding sequence ATGCGTACCCGATTCTTCGTGCTGCCTGCGCTCACGGCGATGCTCTCCGCCGTCGTCCTTTCCACGGCAGCCCTGCCCGCCGCCGCTGCTCCTATCGCGGCTGCTGTCACTGTCCAACCCGCCGCCGCTGCAACCGGACGCTACATCGTCCAGTACGCCCCCACTGCGGACGTCGCCTCAGAGACGGCCGGACTGCGCGGCCAGGGCCTCGCCGTCGGCCGCACGTTTGAGCACGCAATCCATGGCGCCGTTGTCACCGCAACCCCCGCCCAGGCGGCAGCCCTTGCCAGGTCGGGGAAGGTGCTGTCGGTGGAACCGGACGCCCCCCTCACGGTTTCCGGGAACGAGCAGCCGGCCCCCTGGGGCCTGGACCGTGCCGACCAACGGGCGTTGCCGCTCTCCGGCAGCTACTCGTGGACCGGGTCCGGCGCCGGTGTGACGGCCTACGTGGTGGACACCGGCATCCTGGCCTCGCACAGCGACTTTGGCGGCCGGGTGGCGGCGGGCTGGACCGCCGTGGCGGATGGCAACGGCACCACTGACTGCAACGGCCACGGCACCCACGTAGCCGGAACGGTGGCAGGGTCCACGTACGGCGTCGCCAAGAGCGCCACCCTGGTGCCGGTCAGGGTGCTGGACTGCAGCGGGTCGGGCTACAACTCGGACGTGGTGGCCGGCCTGGACTGGATCGCCGCAAACCATGCAGCCGGAACACCGGCCGTGGCCAACCTCAGCCTGGGTGGAGCGGCCAGCAGCACGGTGGACAGCGCCGTCCAGGCCGTCCTGGCTGACGGCGTCACCACTGTGGTGGCCGCGGGCAACTCCGCTGTGGACGCCTGCACGGGCTCACCTGCCCGCGTGTCCGGCGCCGTCACCGTGGCGGCCAGCGATGCAACCGACAAGCAGGCATCGTTCTCCAACTTTGGGTCCTGCGTTGACCTGTATGCTCCCGGCGTCGGCATCACCTCCGACTACTACACCTCCACCACGGCCACGGCGTCCATGTCCGGAACATCCATGGCGGCTCCGCACACCGCCGGCGCCGCTGCCCTGCTGCTCTCGCAGAACCCCGCCCTGGCACCGGCGGACGTGGCCGCGGCACTGGCAGCCAATGCCACCTCCGGGGTGGTCACCGGCGTCACCGCGGGTACCCCGAACCGCCTGCTGTTTACCGGTGCGGACGCCACGGCTCCTGCCCCTGCTCCTGCCCCGACCGTCACCTCGGTTTCGCCGGCCGCCAAGGCCACCGCCGTGGCCGCGGGCACGAACGTGGCGGCCACCTTCAGCGCCGCCGTCCAGGGCGTGTCCGCCACGACCTTCGTGCTCAAAAACGCCGCAGGGACCAACATTGCCGCCACCGTCACGTACAACGCAACCACCAGGACCGCCACCCTTGACCCGGCCGCAAGCCTCGCCGCGGACACCACCTACACGGCCACCCTGGCCGGCGGAACCTCTGCCATCCGCGACGCGGCAGGCACGCCACTGGCCACCACCAGCTGGAGTTTCACCACCGGTCCCGCGCCCACCCTCACCAGCTACACCCCGGGCAGCAATGCGCTCCTGGTCCGCAGGAACAGCAACGTCAGCGCCACCTTCAGCGAAGCCGTCCAGGGCGCCGGCACCGCCACATTCACTTTGAAGAACGCTTCCACCGGTGCCTTGGTGGCAGCCTCTGTCTACCGCAACGGCACCACCAACCAGTGGATCCTCGATCCCCAGGAACCCCTGGCCGCCAATGCCCGGTATACGGTGACCCTGGTTGGAGGGGCCGCCGGGATCCGCGACCTCGCCGGCAATCCGCTGGCCGGCCGGAGCTGGCAGTTCACCACCGGGTCGTACTAG
- a CDS encoding ferredoxin reductase: MIRLRQLAQAASVLTTPLAPEDILALFNPVYSARQLRGVVTRVVQETAQSATIFFRPGRGWKAHLAGQWARIGVELDGVRHWRSYSLSAPAGKDPAITVTDVGAVSGTLVRTTKPGDVLFLAPPQGDFVLPEHPRPLLMVTAGSGITPVMSMIRTLVPRRPDADVVLVHSARTPDDSLFREELAELADQFPNFRLAHWYTGEQGRMDFSSTKELDAICPDWKERAAYACGPDSFLDDAEALWKRALTAKAPGSDVAVAGDPGNLMIERFNTTFNAGVGHDGGLVTFEASDREVQADGDTPILDVGEDAGVLMPSGCRMGICHSCLTPLLAGQVRDLRTGEIHGEPGQLIQTCVSAAAGPVNLEI; the protein is encoded by the coding sequence ATGATCCGGCTACGACAGCTGGCCCAGGCGGCCTCAGTGCTCACTACCCCTTTGGCGCCCGAAGATATCCTGGCGCTGTTCAACCCTGTCTACTCGGCCCGGCAGTTGCGCGGCGTGGTCACCCGGGTGGTCCAGGAGACCGCCCAGTCGGCCACGATCTTCTTCCGCCCGGGCCGTGGCTGGAAGGCGCACCTGGCAGGCCAGTGGGCCCGCATCGGCGTAGAACTCGACGGCGTTCGCCACTGGCGCTCCTACTCCCTCAGCGCTCCCGCCGGCAAGGACCCGGCCATCACGGTCACCGATGTCGGCGCCGTGTCCGGCACCCTGGTGCGCACCACGAAGCCCGGGGACGTGCTGTTCCTGGCCCCGCCCCAGGGCGACTTCGTGCTCCCTGAGCACCCGCGCCCCCTGCTCATGGTCACAGCGGGCAGCGGCATCACCCCGGTGATGTCCATGATCCGTACCCTCGTTCCCCGCCGCCCGGATGCCGACGTCGTCCTGGTCCACTCGGCCCGCACGCCGGATGACAGCCTGTTCCGCGAGGAGCTGGCCGAGCTCGCGGACCAGTTCCCCAACTTCCGGCTGGCGCACTGGTACACCGGCGAGCAGGGCCGCATGGACTTTTCCAGCACCAAGGAGCTGGACGCGATCTGCCCCGACTGGAAGGAACGGGCAGCCTACGCCTGCGGTCCGGACAGTTTCCTGGACGACGCAGAAGCGCTCTGGAAGCGGGCACTGACCGCCAAGGCTCCCGGCTCCGACGTCGCCGTGGCGGGCGACCCCGGCAACCTGATGATCGAGCGCTTCAACACCACGTTCAACGCGGGCGTAGGGCACGACGGCGGCCTGGTCACCTTCGAAGCCTCCGACCGCGAGGTGCAGGCCGACGGCGACACCCCCATCCTGGACGTCGGCGAGGACGCCGGGGTGCTGATGCCCAGCGGCTGCCGGATGGGCATCTGCCACAGCTGCCTCACACCGCTGCTTGCCGGGCAGGTCCGGGACCTGCGTACCGGGGAAATCCATGGCGAACCCGGCCAACTGATCCAAACGTGTGTCTCGGCAGCCGCCGGACCCGTAAACCTCGAAATCTGA
- a CDS encoding GAF and ANTAR domain-containing protein: MASESTAKTDTSITEHLHELVLNSSDVEDFLNELAQVSARNLSEPGDEMLCAITLLRQRKTATVASSSREAKSIGRLEHSFAETPSLTAFTVQETVHAPDLEGDGRWPEYSTAVVARGVRSVAALPFRLEGETKAALLLYSGRAHRFEGRVLKFAEDFVSQTSLALRLAVRFAHYSETAANLRATLESRTVIDMAVGIIMAQNRCSQQDAFAILKTASSTRNTKLHDVAAAVVNALGQGPARTHYDG; the protein is encoded by the coding sequence GTGGCCAGCGAGTCAACAGCAAAAACCGATACATCCATCACAGAGCACCTGCATGAACTGGTCCTCAACAGCTCCGATGTTGAGGACTTCCTCAATGAACTGGCACAGGTGTCCGCGCGTAACCTCTCGGAGCCAGGCGATGAGATGCTATGCGCCATCACCCTGCTCCGGCAGCGGAAAACCGCCACCGTAGCCAGCAGCAGCCGGGAAGCAAAGTCCATCGGACGCCTTGAGCACAGCTTCGCCGAGACCCCCAGCCTGACGGCATTCACCGTCCAGGAGACAGTCCACGCTCCGGACCTCGAAGGGGACGGCCGCTGGCCGGAATACTCCACGGCAGTTGTGGCACGGGGAGTCAGGTCGGTCGCGGCTCTTCCCTTCCGGCTTGAAGGCGAAACCAAGGCAGCGCTGCTGCTGTACTCCGGCCGGGCCCACCGCTTTGAAGGCCGCGTGCTCAAGTTCGCCGAAGATTTCGTCAGCCAGACCTCGCTGGCACTCCGCCTTGCAGTGCGCTTTGCGCATTACAGCGAGACGGCGGCGAACCTCCGTGCCACGCTGGAGTCCCGCACGGTCATCGATATGGCGGTGGGCATCATCATGGCCCAGAACCGATGCAGCCAGCAGGACGCTTTTGCCATCCTGAAGACCGCGTCGAGCACCCGCAACACCAAGCTGCACGATGTTGCTGCTGCCGTGGTGAATGCCCTGGGCCAGGGCCCGGCGCGCACCCATTACGACGGCTAG